The following coding sequences are from one Neurospora crassa OR74A linkage group I, whole genome shotgun sequence window:
- the pex5 gene encoding peroxisomal targeting signal receptor, with amino-acid sequence MSFMGGAECSTAGNPLSQFTKHVGDDKSLQHDRLANRGPNAAVGGFRSINRGPGQDEMVNGFLNQTPEMAHMPLEQGHMLHLDPSQGAHMRAPNASPAWAQDFHNTQAAMEAAFNAPPGTQFSADEFSKFQQMHPAAAPATASQMPAQRPMMGGGMMGMGNMNYNMMQRPMYQPMVGMHGPQMHNIPQQQLQPEGKGKGKVVELDQNKWEEHFAQLEINGDEARAMEPELNKMDEALLHSETGAGDLESIWRGIQAERDAMKELDEIDVQDDFAKFDSENLEKEDWTLNGRLGADPIVQEYLFEEDNLFRETPNPFEEGIRIMKEGGNLSLAALAFEAAVQKNPDHTEAWVYLGQTQAQNEKEEAAIRALERAMKLDPNNLSAMMGLAVSYTNEGYDSTAYRTLERWLSTKYPSVISPSNLSSAADMGFTDRAQLHERVTNLFLEAARLAPDGDHMDPDVQVGLGVLFYGAEDYDKAVDCFQSALHSTELGTSNQREQIHLLWNRLGATLANSGRSEEAIAAYEKALAIHPNFVRARYNLGVSCINIGCHAEAAGHLLAALDMHKSVEKSGREKARELLGGNAGDSDSRIDNMMTQNRSTTLYDTLRRVFTQMGRRDLAEKVTTGVDPEIFRGEFDF; translated from the exons ATGTCTTTCATGGGTGGAGCCGAGTGTTCGACGGCGGGCAACCCGCTCAGTCAGTTTACCAAGCATGTTGGAGACGACAAGAGCCTCCAACATGACAGACTTGCCAACAGAGGTCCCAATGCTGCGGTTGGTGGCTTCCGGAGTATTAACCGCGGGCCTGGCCAAGATGAG ATGGTGAACGGATTCCTAAACCAAACGCCGGAGATGGCTCATATGCCTCTCGAACAAGGACATATGCTTCACCTCGACCCGAGCCAAGGCGCCCACATGCGCGCCCCGAACGCCTCGCCAGCATGGGCTCAGGACTTCCACAACACACAGGCGGCTATGGAAGCCGCCTTCAATGCGCCGCCTGGCACTCAGTTCAGCGCCGATGAGTTTTCAAAGTTCCAGCAAATGCACCCCGCCGCGGCGCCGGCCACCGCCAGCCAGATGCCTGCTCAGCGCCCCATGATGGGTGGTGGCATGATGGGCATGGGCAACATGAACTACAACATGATGCAGCGACCCATGTACCAGCCCATGGTCGGCATGCACGGCCCTCAGATGCACAACATTCCCCAGCAACAACTACAGCCCGAGGGCAAGGGTAAGGGCAAAGTTGTTGAGCTCGACCAGAACAAGTGGGAAGAGCATTTTGCTCAGCTGGAGATCAATGGTGACGAGGCCCGCGCCATGGAGCCCGAGCTCAACAAGATGGACGAGGCGCTACTTCACTCCGAGACTGGTGCTGGCGATCTCGAATCCATCTGGCGCGGTATCCAGGCCGAAAGAGACGCCATGAAGGAGTTGGACGAGATTGATGTCCAGGACGACTTTGCCAAGTTCGACAGTGAGAACCTGGAAAAGGAAGATTGGACGCTGAACGGCAGGCTCGGCGCGGACCCTATCGTGCAAGAGTACCTCTTCGAGGAAGATAACCTCTTCAGGGAGACACCAAACCCATTCGAAGAGGGTATTCGTATCATGAAGGAGGGCGGGAACCTGTCGCTAGCTGCTCTGGCCTTCGAGGCTGCGGTCCAGAAGAACCCCGACCACACCGAGGCGTGGGTCTACCTCGGACAGACGCAAGCCCAGaacgagaaggaagaagctgcCATCCGTGCTCTCGAGCGTGCCATGAAGCTCGACCCCAACAACCTCTCTGCTATGATGGGCCTAGCCGTCTCCTACACCAACGAGGGCTACGACAGCACCGCCTACCGCACGCTCGAGCGCTGGCTGTCGACCAAGTACCCCAGCGTCATCTCACCCAGTAACCTTTCCTCGGCCGCTGACATGGGCTTCACCGACCGCGCCCAGCTGCACGAGCGCGTcaccaacctcttcctcgagGCGGCCCGCCTCGCTCCCGATGGCGATCACATGGACCCCGACGTGCAGGTCGGCCTAGGCGTCCTGTTCTACGGCGCCGAGGACTACGACAAGGCCGTCGACTGCTTCCAGTCGGCGCTGCACTCGACCGAGCTCGGCACCTCCAACCAGCGCGAACAGATCCACCTGCTCTGGAACCGGCTGGGCGCCACTCTCGCCAACAGCGGCCGCTCCGAGGAGGCCATCGCCGCCTACGAAAAGGCCCTCGCCATTCACCCCAACTTTGTCCGCGCCCGCTACAACCTTGGCGTCTCGTGCATCAACATTGGCTGCCATGCTGAGGCCGCGGGTCACTTGCTCGCGGCGCTGGACATGCACAAGTCTGTAGAGAAGAGCGGACGCGAGAAGGCGCGCGAGCTGCTGGGCGGCAATGCGGGTGATAGCGACTCGCGTATCGATAACATGATGACGCAGAACAGGAGCACGACCCTTTACGACACTCTCCGTCGCGTGTTCACGCAGATGGGACGGAGGGATCTGGCGGAGAAGGTTACTACGGGCGTGGATCCCGAGATCTTCCGTGGTGAGTTTGATTTCTAG